The genomic DNA TTAACATCGATGCGGATGTCCTGCAAGCGGATGCGGGAACGCGCACGACTTCGATTACGGGGGGTTATGTTGCCCTCGCCTTAGCGCTGCAAAAGTTGCAATCTGCCGGACAATTAGAACAGTCTCCGTTGCGATCGCCGGTTGCTGCGGTTTCCGTCGGAATTTTAGAGGGCAAAATCGCTTTAGATTTGAATTACCCTGAAGATGTAGCGGCGGAAGTCGATTTTAATGTGGTGATGACGGGGGATTTAGAATTGATTGAAGTTCAGGGGACGGCAGAATCGGGAAGCTTTACGCGCCGTCAGTTGGATGCGATTTTAGATGTTGCAGAGGGGGGAATTCTGGAGTTAGTTGCGGCGCAACAGGCGGTGCTGAGGTAAGATGACAAGATTTTGTCCGGTAAGAGAGGTTTATAATAAAAAATCGGTGCCGTTCTAGAAACCTGAAGCCGTGAGTCTATTAAATTCCCCAGATTCTTCCCAA from Oscillatoria sp. FACHB-1406 includes the following:
- the rph gene encoding ribonuclease PH, encoding MSWQRPDGRQLNELRPLRFEKDFTRFAAGSVLTHCGETKVLCTASITEEVPPFLKGSGQGWLTAEYRMLPGATPKRQSREFLKLSGRTQEIQRLIGRSLRASLNLELLGERTINIDADVLQADAGTRTTSITGGYVALALALQKLQSAGQLEQSPLRSPVAAVSVGILEGKIALDLNYPEDVAAEVDFNVVMTGDLELIEVQGTAESGSFTRRQLDAILDVAEGGILELVAAQQAVLR